The nucleotide sequence TCATAAAAAACCAAGAGAACTTTCAGGCGGGATGCGTCAGCGTGTGGCAGTAGCGAGAGCTTTAGCCATGAAACCCGAATTGATTTTGATGGACGAACCGCTAGGAGCACTTGATGCTTTGACCAGAGGGAATCTGCAAGAAGAAATTTTATCGATTTGGAGCGAAGACAAACGCACCGCTTTATTGATTACTAATGATGTGGACGAAGGTGTTTTCATGGCCGATAGAGTGATTCCATTGCGACCAGGACCCAAAGCGACTTTAGGACCACAATTCGACATCAACATCGAACGTCCCCGTGACAAAGTTGCCATGAACCACGATGATAATTTCAAGAAATTACGAAACAAAATCATTGAGTATTTAATGGAAATAGGACAAGAAAGAACCGCAGGATTAGAAGTCCCAGAATACGAATTACCGGATTTAGTTCCTATGAAATTTGATTGATTTTTTTGGAACACAGATTTCACAGAATGACAGAGATTATCCTTTGTAGTTAAAAAAATTGAAACACATAGATTCATAGATTTTTTTTGAACTTAAAAAAGCGTTTCACTGAAATAGCTATCATAGACTTGACTTGATTTAAGCAACGGATTAATTTTAATTAACTTCAATTTCTATCAGTGAAAATTATTTAAATTTCTCAAATCTGTGTTCCAAAAAAAAGAATCCTTAGTTCAACAAGTTGAATACACATAGCACTATCAGTCCTATGTGTGTTAAACAACTAAAATACAAACTAAGAAATCTAGGATTCTAAGTGTTTCAAAAAAATAAAAAACAGAAAACATGACAGACACACAACTACACACACAAGATATAGCAAGAGACGCACTCGGTTTCGAAAAATACATGCTCGAATTATCGAATCTTACCAAAGTCTATCCTACCCCAAATGGCGACTTTGTAGTACTCGAAAATTTGAACCTCAAAATCAAAGAAGGCGAATTTGTTTCCATCATCGGGCATTCCGGTTGTGGAAAAACAACGTTGCTATCGATGATTGCAGGACTCAATCCAATTACAAGCGGTGAAATCATCTTGGACGGAACCCCTATTTCAGGACCAGGACCAGACCGTGGCGTTATCTTTCAGTCCCCAAGCCTATTGCCTTGGATGAGTGCACTCGAAAACGTACAATTGGGAGTAGACAAAGTTTTTGCTTTTGCTACCAAAAAACAACGCGAAGACATTTGCAAATATTACTTGAGTAAAGTAGGTCTCGACGGTGCTTTTGACAAAAAAGCCAAAGACCTTTCCCAAGGAATGAAACAACGTGTAGGAATCGCCAGAGCCTTGGCCTTGAAACCCCAGGTATTACTTTTGGACGAACCTTTCGGAATGTTGGATTCCCTAACCCGTGGCGAATTGCAAGACGTATTACTAGAAGTTTTAGACAAAGAAAAAACAACAGGAATCATGATTACCCACGATGTCGATGAATCGATTTTCCTTGCCGACAGAGTCATCATGATGACCTCAGGTCCAAGAGCTCAAATAGGCGACATCCTCGATATCACCTACGATCGCCCCCGCAACCGTAAAGCCATCTTAGAGCACGAAACCTATTACGCCAACAGGGAACACCTCATCAACTTCCTTGAACATTAATATTTTGCCTCAAATCTATTCATTCCAAAATCGAACAGCTACCTACGCTCGTTCGATTTTTTTTTGAGCAGAATGTCTGGTTTCCAAAACAAGCTCTTCTCCTGCTCTCGCCTTTATCTTTTTATTTTGTCAAGCTGAGCCTGTCGAAGCCTTTTTCAAACAGCAAAATCATGCTGAGTTAACCCGAGTTCTAAAAACAAAATAAAAAGGATACCGGCTCCATCAGGGCTAAAAATCACGTTTTGTTTTCATAATATCATTTAGCAAAATATCTTACAAATACTATTTTCTTTTACTCCGTTGTAAGAAAAAAAGAATATATTTGAGTTTAAATAAAGTCTGACTCGTCAAAGCTATATACTAGTTGGTAATAATACGACAAAAAAAATCGGAAATTCAAAAAATAAATAAAATGAAATACACCTTTTTATTAATACTTCTAACATTCTTTTCAAATGCTATTGGACAAAAGAAATTTAGAATAAAAGTTGAAGATACTGACAATTGGAAATCGATTTATTACATAGTTGATGAAAAAGGAGAGGCTATAAAAAAACTTGATAGTGCTAAATATTATATGTCATTCAATGGAAATGGCTACCAAAGTTTTGCTATTTTCGGCATAAAAGGTAAAAGTGGCTGGTCAGCAATTGATATAAACGAAGAGATTTTATTTAAAGTTTACAATCAAGGTGATGAAATTAATCCAGATAATTTGATTGAAAATAAAATACGAATTGTTGATGAAAATGATAAAATTGGCTTTGCTGACAATAACGGAAAAATTATAATAAAACCTCAATTTGAAATTGCAACTACTTTTCATAAAGGAAAGGCTATTATTGGAGAAAACTGTGATAAAATTCCTTGGGAAGAACACGCAAAAGAAGAAGATTGCCACCATTATTCTATTGAATGTAAAAAACACGGTTTTATAAACCAGAATGGAGAGATTTTGCAAATTGGAAACTTTAGTTTTGAAGAAATACAGAAGAAAATAAAATGGAAAGAACCAGAACTATATTAGTACTACCCGCGCTCCCCTGCTCCCCGGTCTCCGAAGAGTACAAAACATTATTCTAACTGCTGCGCAAATGTCTCTGACTTTGCGCAATTTTTTTTGTTTATAAAAAACGAAATCGCCCCAAAGTCTCCTGACTTTTGCAAAAAATATTTTCAAAATCCATAAAAAGGAACAAATCATAGACAACCTTTGTAGAGTTACTTACGGAGTTCCCTCCTATCGTCGGGAAGACAAAATTGGGGTTACGAGACTTGAAATTTGGTGAATCTTTGTGTTTTTTCTTAGTGTATCTTTGTGAAACAAATAAATTTACAACGAAGACAAAATTGGGGTTACAAGGCTTGAAACTTGGTGAATCTTTGTGTTTTTTCTTAATGTATCTTAGTGAAACAAATAACTTTATAGGGAAGATAAGATTAAGAGGCTTAAACTTGATGTGTTTACCACTCCCCGAAGTATACCTAATCTTAATATAGCCACTTTGAAAATTTCTAAAATGTTGCGCAGTTTTTTAAGATATTCTTAAATTTTCGTGTTTTTCAATGGAAACATTCTAGTCTTCTGTTAGTTCGTAAAGCCTTAAAAAGTAAAAAGTATGAGAAAAATTATAGCAGCACTAAACCTCACTATTGACGGCTTTTGCGACCATACTGCTGGCATACCAGATGCCGAAATGCACCAGCATTACACTGATTTGTTAAATCAAGCCGATGTAATTTTATACGGAAGAACTACATTTGAACTAATGAAATTTTGGCAGGCCTATATCGAAAAGCCTTCGGGAGAAAAAGCTATGGTTGAATTTGCGCAAGCTATTGATAATATTCACAAAATTGTATTTTCAACCACCATGAAAAATGTAGATTGGGAAAGCGCAAGCTTAGCCAACCAAACTATTGAACAAGTGATTTCAGAATTAAAGCAACAGTCTGGAGGCCCTATTTTAATTGGTAGCCGAAGTTTGATTTTGCAGTTGACAAATCTTAATTTGATTGACGAATACCAATTGTGTATTCATCCAGTTGTCATTGGTAACGGGTTACCACTTTTTGACAAAATAAAAGAAAGAACGGTTTTTAAATTGTTAAACATCAAAATATTCGCCTCTGGTGCAGTAATTCATTATTACCGACAACTATAAGAGCATGATTCCGCTCTACGAAGAGTACAAAACTTTGTTCTAACTGCTGCGCAAATGTCTTTGACTTTGCGCAATTTTAATAAGTTGTTATAAACGAAAACGTTCAAAAAGTCTCCTGACTTTTGCAAAAAATATTTTCAAAACCCATAAAAAGGAACAAATCATAGACAACCTTTGTAGAGTTACTTACGGAGTTCCCTCCTATCGTCGGGAAGACAAAATTGGGGATACAAGGCTTGAAACTTGGTGTTTCCAACGCTAGCAAACGAAAAATATCATAAAGTTAAACGCATTTTATGTCATTTCGACGAAGGAGAAATCACATACCATTTGCAACTAGTGCAGACGATTTTTAAAATTTCGCAAAGTCAGGAGATTTTGCAAAGCAACGCAAAATAGTATCTTCTAACCCCAAAAATTTGAAAAAAAACACCATCTAATTGCGAGGAACTCCAGAAATATGCTGTATATTAAACATACACCTTTTCTTGCCAACAATAAAATTATTTACTTATATTTGATTGAAATAAATGTTAGTTTTTTCACAGACTGACGTTATATAGCATTAACACACAACAATGAAAAATCTAATTAATTACATCCAATCAAAAATTGCTTTAACTCAAAACGATATTGATTTGATCAAAAATCATTTCGTTTCAGAAGAAGTTCCAGCTCAAACTAATCTTTTAGAAGCAGGAAAAGTGGAACGATATATTTATTTCTTAGATACAGGAATTGTAAAAGGATATCAAAATATTGACGGAAAGATTGTCGTACAACATCTTGTATCAGAACAAGATTTTTTCACATCTCTAGATAGTTTTATGACAGAAACACCATCATTAGATTATTATGAAACTATCACAGAGTCGAGAGTTCTAAAAATATCAAAACCTGATTTTGATATTTTACAAAAAGAAACAAAGTTTTGGGCAATATTTGTCAAAGAAGTAACCAACGAACATTTAAGTTGCAAATTAGAACGTGTTAAAGATTTTCAAATATTAACTGCAAAAGAACGTTATCTAAAATTTGTAAATCAGTATCCAAAATTAGCTTTGAATGTATCTATTGACAATATCGCTTCTTTTTTAGGAATGGAACCCCAATCTTTAAGTCGTATCAGAAAACAAATCGCTTTCTAACAAATGTTATTTCTAAGCTCTTAAAAGCTATCGAAATTTGCTCAAATAAAATTTAAAATTATGAGCAACGAAATTTCATTAGTGACTGGCGGAAATGGACATTTAGGGAACAACCTAATTAGACTTTTACTTTCCAATAACCAAAAAGTAAGAACAACTGTAAGAGACATTAATAACACTGAACCTTTTAAAGCATTAGACTGTGAAATTGTTCAAGCTGATATTACCGACAGAGAATCTCTTAAAAAAGCATTTCAAGGAGTTACAAACTTATATGCTGTAGCTGCAAATTTTAGTATGTGGGCTAAAAATCCTAAAACTGAAATTTATGATAATAATATGCAAGGAACTCAAAATGTTTTTGACATTGCTAAAGAATGTGGCATCAAAAATATCGTTTATGTAAGTTCAGTTGCTAGTTTGGATTTTACAAAATTACCCGCTAATGTGGACAATGGATATAACAGAGACCGAAAAAATTGGTATTACAACTCTAAAAATGATTCTGATAAACTAGCATTAGAATTGGGAAAAAAGTATGGAATCAGAACTATTCTTGTTTTACCTTCTGCTATGATTGGCTCTAAAGCCTATAAATTAAGTTATACTAACAACCTTGTATTACAAGTTTTAAATGGTGAAATACCAGTAGATACTAACGTCACTTTAAATTGGATTGATGTCAAAGATGTAGCTTCTGGTATGTATAATGCTATGCGAAAAGGTAGAAATGGAGAACGTTATATTTTATCAAACGAGCAACACACTACGTTACAAGAAACAGTAAAAATAGCATCTGAATTATATCCTGAACTAAAAATAAAAACACCTAAAAAAGCACCAAAATGGTTATTGTACTCAGTAGCTGGTTTAATGGAGTTTAGCAGTAAACTTACTGGTAAAGAACCTTTATTACAAAGACACTACTTAGATATGTTTTATGGTTTAAAACAAGATTATGATATTAGCAAATCAAAAAAAGAATTAGATTTTAACCCTAAACCTTCAAGAAAAGCTCTGGAAGATGCTTTGAAATATTTGAAAACCGATTGGAAAAAAGAAAACGGTATATAACAATATATCAAAAACACAATACTGTTTAAACGCAGCCCCTACCGCACGAAATGCAATTCGACGAAGTCAATTCTTTTGTGTGGTTTCTTACTATTCCCCGCTTCCCAAAATAAGTAACATTTACGTAGCACACATAATCATGTTAGCTTCAATTCGAAGTGCAAAAAGATTTATTCTAAGAAAATAGCATAAAAAAAGAGACTGACGAAAATTTCTTTTCGACAGCCTCTCACCACACAAATTTAAACAACGAGATTAAATTTTATAAGTTATAAGCGTAAATCGTTTTGTCGTTTGCTTTATAATATAAAACACCCGCAATTTCATCTACCTGATACTCTGGCTTTTTGTCTTTAAGAAGTATTTCTTTATCAGCTTTACCAGTATCTTTATTCACTTTCACTAAGCCCACACCGCTATCCAATTTTGTTAATATAAACTGGGCATTTTCTGTGGCTGCTGTGGCTTTAAAACGTTTTGACATTACCTCAAAAGCAGTACTTCCTATAGAAGCAAACATATCGGCAGCCCGTTTGTTTTCTTTACCATAGTCGTTATAATTGCTTAAGTCATTAGCACTACCGTATGAGCTTGTTCTATTCGCCCCAGCTTTGGCTGCATGAGCCGCTGCCAATCCAGTTGCAGCTACAGCAGCTATTCCCGAAAGCACTTTTATAAAACCACTTTGTCCTGGCGATTTATAATACTCATGAAACTTATCTTTTCCTTGTGCATCTAACATAGCCACATTTTGAGAAGAACTTAAAAATATATTACCATTTCGGATTTCCATACTATTGGCTACTTCTTTTTCATCAAATTTTACTTTTGCAAAATCACTTACGTCCCCAGATTTAGCATCAATAGCAAAAACTTCTCCATCGGCTGCAATCAGATATCTGTTTTTTGCACTGTCAAACGTAGAGGCTACTGCAGCTGAATTTTTATATTTTAATGGTTTTTTCCATACCTGATCACCTGTTTTTAAGTTTACAATATTAGCATCTTCACTAGTGATATAAATTAAACCTTGAGGTGATTCGGCCATAACCATTATGTTCTCCCCTGTTTTTAAAGGCTTTTTAAACAATGTTTTTCCGTCAAATGATATTTTGTTGATTCCCCCTTGTTGTATCCCAAATAATATCCCATCCTCTTGTACATAAAAATGTTGTACATAGCCTTTTGTTTTTGGCGCTTTATCCCATAAATCTTCTCCCGATGATGCACTTAAAAAAGCGATTTCAGATTCATCTTTTGTTGCAAATACACTAGTGCTTCCTCCTGAACTTTTATCGCTTACGACTGCTATCCCTTGAGGCAAAATTTGGAAATTAGATACATTTCCTTGAACTTTCCTATCATCTTTCCACAGTTCGGCACCGTTACTTCCTATTTTATGAATGCGGGTATTTTTTCCGTTAGAAGTTGTTTCAAAGCCGTAGATTTCTTTTTCGGTTTCATCAGCCACCATCCAGTTTACACCTTTAATTTTACATTCCCATAAATCATCTCCTTTATGGGATTTAGCAATTAATCCTTGAGCCGTTGGTATAATCAACATGCTTTTCAATAGTAAAGGAGTCCCCGTGACACTAAAATCTTTTGCGATACCCACTCTTCCGGGCTTATCCAAGAAGAATTTATAATCTAATTTTTGAGCGCCTAAATCATAAACCGCTACTCTAGCCGTCATTTTTTCAGCTTTATCACCTTCTTT is from Flavobacterium sp. NG2 and encodes:
- a CDS encoding ABC transporter ATP-binding protein, with product MAYLELKNVYKSYGEGKNKTEVLSNINLKIEEGEFVAIVGFTGSGKTTLVNLIAGLIEPDSGEILFKGQPISGTSHERGIIFQNYSLLPWLTVYDNIAMAVRAVFPNWSAKEIDDQVKSYIEKVNLSHAIHKKPRELSGGMRQRVAVARALAMKPELILMDEPLGALDALTRGNLQEEILSIWSEDKRTALLITNDVDEGVFMADRVIPLRPGPKATLGPQFDINIERPRDKVAMNHDDNFKKLRNKIIEYLMEIGQERTAGLEVPEYELPDLVPMKFD
- a CDS encoding ABC transporter ATP-binding protein, encoding MTDTQLHTQDIARDALGFEKYMLELSNLTKVYPTPNGDFVVLENLNLKIKEGEFVSIIGHSGCGKTTLLSMIAGLNPITSGEIILDGTPISGPGPDRGVIFQSPSLLPWMSALENVQLGVDKVFAFATKKQREDICKYYLSKVGLDGAFDKKAKDLSQGMKQRVGIARALALKPQVLLLDEPFGMLDSLTRGELQDVLLEVLDKEKTTGIMITHDVDESIFLADRVIMMTSGPRAQIGDILDITYDRPRNRKAILEHETYYANREHLINFLEH
- a CDS encoding WG repeat-containing protein, with the translated sequence MKYTFLLILLTFFSNAIGQKKFRIKVEDTDNWKSIYYIVDEKGEAIKKLDSAKYYMSFNGNGYQSFAIFGIKGKSGWSAIDINEEILFKVYNQGDEINPDNLIENKIRIVDENDKIGFADNNGKIIIKPQFEIATTFHKGKAIIGENCDKIPWEEHAKEEDCHHYSIECKKHGFINQNGEILQIGNFSFEEIQKKIKWKEPELY
- a CDS encoding dihydrofolate reductase family protein, with the protein product MRKIIAALNLTIDGFCDHTAGIPDAEMHQHYTDLLNQADVILYGRTTFELMKFWQAYIEKPSGEKAMVEFAQAIDNIHKIVFSTTMKNVDWESASLANQTIEQVISELKQQSGGPILIGSRSLILQLTNLNLIDEYQLCIHPVVIGNGLPLFDKIKERTVFKLLNIKIFASGAVIHYYRQL
- a CDS encoding Crp/Fnr family transcriptional regulator, with product MKNLINYIQSKIALTQNDIDLIKNHFVSEEVPAQTNLLEAGKVERYIYFLDTGIVKGYQNIDGKIVVQHLVSEQDFFTSLDSFMTETPSLDYYETITESRVLKISKPDFDILQKETKFWAIFVKEVTNEHLSCKLERVKDFQILTAKERYLKFVNQYPKLALNVSIDNIASFLGMEPQSLSRIRKQIAF
- a CDS encoding NAD-dependent epimerase/dehydratase family protein, with amino-acid sequence MSNEISLVTGGNGHLGNNLIRLLLSNNQKVRTTVRDINNTEPFKALDCEIVQADITDRESLKKAFQGVTNLYAVAANFSMWAKNPKTEIYDNNMQGTQNVFDIAKECGIKNIVYVSSVASLDFTKLPANVDNGYNRDRKNWYYNSKNDSDKLALELGKKYGIRTILVLPSAMIGSKAYKLSYTNNLVLQVLNGEIPVDTNVTLNWIDVKDVASGMYNAMRKGRNGERYILSNEQHTTLQETVKIASELYPELKIKTPKKAPKWLLYSVAGLMEFSSKLTGKEPLLQRHYLDMFYGLKQDYDISKSKKELDFNPKPSRKALEDALKYLKTDWKKENGI
- a CDS encoding PQQ-binding-like beta-propeller repeat protein, producing the protein MRNLNKSILLLVGMLMVNLTTAQKAETPQQTYDLGAKINEMTLTVGGILIAATNDGLVGIDPKKSTPIFTFNDFGKLSPEETDFIPASPYIVVSQGANSKFAGIAKTKRAVINYITGKVIFNSETENWNQIYTCNVVLPQNKLIISGIQKEGDKAEKMTARVAVYDLGAQKLDYKFFLDKPGRVGIAKDFSVTGTPLLLKSMLIIPTAQGLIAKSHKGDDLWECKIKGVNWMVADETEKEIYGFETTSNGKNTRIHKIGSNGAELWKDDRKVQGNVSNFQILPQGIAVVSDKSSGGSTSVFATKDESEIAFLSASSGEDLWDKAPKTKGYVQHFYVQEDGILFGIQQGGINKISFDGKTLFKKPLKTGENIMVMAESPQGLIYITSEDANIVNLKTGDQVWKKPLKYKNSAAVASTFDSAKNRYLIAADGEVFAIDAKSGDVSDFAKVKFDEKEVANSMEIRNGNIFLSSSQNVAMLDAQGKDKFHEYYKSPGQSGFIKVLSGIAAVAATGLAAAHAAKAGANRTSSYGSANDLSNYNDYGKENKRAADMFASIGSTAFEVMSKRFKATAATENAQFILTKLDSGVGLVKVNKDTGKADKEILLKDKKPEYQVDEIAGVLYYKANDKTIYAYNL